One Ictalurus furcatus strain D&B chromosome 21, Billie_1.0, whole genome shotgun sequence genomic region harbors:
- the rem1 gene encoding GTP-binding protein REM 1, with protein MTLNTQRESREMVRRRASTPIPSSRHGVIHREPQHPPLAQSASYQAGDTKLHLRAHWSSDSEESDSSGYECLYRVILLGDHGVGKSSLASIFAGIQEKDAHNCIGEDMYERTLTVDGEETTLIVMDTWEEEDEKWVQDYCMQVGNAYIIVYSITDRSSFESASELRIQLRRIRQAENIPIILVGNKSDLVRCREVAVEEGRACAVVFDCKFIETSASLNHNVQELFEGIVRQIRLRRDSKETNEHRRSIYKCKESFTKKARRFLDKLVAKNNKKMALKVRSKSCHDLAVL; from the exons ATGACGCTGAACACgcagagagagagtagagagatggTGAGGAGAAGGGCCAGTACTCCGATCCCCTCCTCTCGGCATGGAGTAATACACAGAGAACCTCAGCATCCTCCTCTCGCCCAGTCTGCCTCCTACCAGGCTGGAGACACCAAACTCCACCTGAGAGCTCACTGGTCCTCCGACTCAGAGGAGTCTGACAGCTCAGGCTACGAGTGTCTCTACCGGGTCATCCTACTGGGTGATCATGGAGTCGGCAAGTCCAGCCTCGCCAGCATCTTTGCTGGGATCCAAGAAAAAGATGCCCACAACTGCATAGGTG AGGACATGTACGAAAGAACACTGACAGTGGATGGAGAAGAAACTACCCTTATAGTAATGGACACATGGGAA GAAGAGGATGAGAAATGGGTGCAGGACTACTGCATGCAGGTTGGGAATGCGTATATCATAGTTTACTCCATCACTGACCGCAGCAGCTTTGAGAGTGCATCAGAGCTGCGCATCCAGCTGCGACGCATCCGTCAGGCCGAGAATATTCCCATCATTCTTGTGGGCAACAAGAGCGACCTGGTGCGCTGTCGAGAGGTAGCAGTGGAAG AGGGTCGGGCATGTGCTGTTGTTTTTGACTGCAAATTCATTGAGACATCAGCATCATTGAACCACAATGTGCAAGAGCTGTTTGAAGGCATCGTGAGGCAGATCCGTCTGCGACGGGATAGTAAAGAGACCAACGAGCACCGGCGCTCCATTTACAAGTGCAAGGAGAGCTTCACCAAAAAGGCCCGCCGCTTCCTCGACAAACTGGTGGCcaagaacaacaaaaagatGGCCTTGAAAGTGCGCTCCAAATCCTGCCATGACCTGGCTGTGTTATGA
- the pnp4a gene encoding purine nucleoside phosphorylase 4a isoform X1: MHCKDQISHKDYQRSVDWLQSKTQHRPKVAIICGSGLGMLADTLQCQESFKYSDIPGFPQSTVQGHIGRLVFGELKGKTCVCMQGRFHMYEGHSIYKVTFPVRVFKLLGVETLIVTNAAGSIAESYHCGDVMIIRDHINFPGLAGLNPLNGPNDDKFGPRFPPMSGVYDKDLRKLAFDICKRMGVTQFVQEGVYCMVGGPNFESIAEARLLHKLGVDAVGMSTAPEVLVASHCGMRVFGLSLITNKVVKSYEDSETTNHETILELLFFTSFRRQLPLMCEWIRRKCKNEQFSQKKKEHNV; encoded by the exons ATGCACTGTAAAGATCAAATCAG TCACAAAGACTACCAGAGGTCAGTGGATTGGCTCCAGTCCAAAACACAGCACAGACCTAAAGTGGCCATCATCTGTGGATCTGGACTGGGCATGCTGGCTGATACACTCCAGTGCCAGGAATCCTTCAAGTACTCTGATATTCCTGGCTTTCCACAAAGCACAG tgcagGGCCATATTGGGAGGCTGGTGTTTGGTGAACTCAAAGGGAAGACCTGTGTTTGTATGCAGGGCCGATTTCACATGTATGAGGGACACTCAATATATAAG GTCACTTTCCCAGTGAGAGTGTTCAAGCTTTTGGGTGTGGAAACCCTGATTGTCACGAATGCTGCAGGGTCCATAGCAGAAAGCTATCACTGTGGTGATGTCATGATCATTAGAGATCACATCAACTTCCCTGGACTTGCTGGTTTAAACCCACTAAATGGCCCTAATGATGACAA GTTTGGACCTCGTTTTCCCCCTATGTCTGGAGTTTATGATAAAGACTTGCGAAAGCTGGCATTTGACATCTGTAAGAGGATGGGCGTGACCCAGTTTGTCCAGGAGGGAGTGTATTGTATGGTGGGTGGGCCCAACTTTGAGAGCATAGCAGAAGCCAGACTTCTGCACAAACTGGGAGTGGATGCAGTGG GCATGAGCACAGCCCCTGAAGTCCTCGTGGCTAGCCACTGCGGCATGCGTGTGTTTGGCCTCTCACTTATCACCAATAAAGTGGTGAAGAGCTATGAGGATTCAGAGACCACCAATCACGAAACCATACTGGAA TTGCTGTTCTTCACAAGTTTCCGCAGACAACTGCCTCTGATGTGCGAGTGGATCAGACGCAAGTGTAAAAATGAGcagttcagccaaaaaaaaaaggagcataATGTGTAG
- the pnp4a gene encoding purine nucleoside phosphorylase 4a isoform X2, whose amino-acid sequence MHCKDQISHKDYQRSVDWLQSKTQHRPKVAIICGSGLGMLADTLQCQESFKYSDIPGFPQSTVQGHIGRLVFGELKGKTCVCMQGRFHMYEGHSIYKVTFPVRVFKLLGVETLIVTNAAGSIAESYHCGDVMIIRDHINFPGLAGLNPLNGPNDDKFGPRFPPMSGVYDKDLRKLAFDICKRMGVTQFVQEGVYCMVGGPNFESIAEARLLHKLGVDAVAPEYFPLQQSICQNFLMLLLVWSSS is encoded by the exons ATGCACTGTAAAGATCAAATCAG TCACAAAGACTACCAGAGGTCAGTGGATTGGCTCCAGTCCAAAACACAGCACAGACCTAAAGTGGCCATCATCTGTGGATCTGGACTGGGCATGCTGGCTGATACACTCCAGTGCCAGGAATCCTTCAAGTACTCTGATATTCCTGGCTTTCCACAAAGCACAG tgcagGGCCATATTGGGAGGCTGGTGTTTGGTGAACTCAAAGGGAAGACCTGTGTTTGTATGCAGGGCCGATTTCACATGTATGAGGGACACTCAATATATAAG GTCACTTTCCCAGTGAGAGTGTTCAAGCTTTTGGGTGTGGAAACCCTGATTGTCACGAATGCTGCAGGGTCCATAGCAGAAAGCTATCACTGTGGTGATGTCATGATCATTAGAGATCACATCAACTTCCCTGGACTTGCTGGTTTAAACCCACTAAATGGCCCTAATGATGACAA GTTTGGACCTCGTTTTCCCCCTATGTCTGGAGTTTATGATAAAGACTTGCGAAAGCTGGCATTTGACATCTGTAAGAGGATGGGCGTGACCCAGTTTGTCCAGGAGGGAGTGTATTGTATGGTGGGTGGGCCCAACTTTGAGAGCATAGCAGAAGCCAGACTTCTGCACAAACTGGGAGTGGATGCAGTGG CGCCTGAGTACTTCCCTCTTCAACAGTCCATCTGTCAGAACTTCCTCATGCTTCTGCTGGTGTGGAGCTCCAGCTAG